The genomic segment ttgggagataggtctgaagttgcgatggaagacgactcAAATCGCCTTATTTTGCGAAACAGGTTTCGTACGACGaaattcaaggaaacaacagaagctTGTGAGAATGATCTGAGTCAGTGTTTCGAATACCGTGATGTATTGTAATGTTATGACTATGATAATCTGGGTGGTGATTGATATGATCATAgatggggcaacaatgaagagtttTCAAAGTGACAGCAAgcataaaaaagagtagaataggtttcctttgggcgtgtatttgcctttcgatttctttctcttagttcttgtgaataattgcttataaactcttctttctctttaagagaaagcaatgtgggactatccatggcttgatcttaaaaagaagagaagagaaagtgagcatactaggcgtgtaggagttagtagcatagctagttttcatattttgaactataggagaactagttgccttataaaccctttggagtggagagaattgagcaatgtgggactcaaaagtccctagaagacctgctgcagctgctggacggactacaccctcaaaagtcccacatctcctagatcttgcatcttagctcactccaaaggttatataagaaggcttaggggtctcctttttggtacaccttaccttgattcaatgaatttgagttgatttgcacttttgcaatcctctttgagatagaattctgtctctaaagtcccaaatttgggcagaccttatcttgttcaagcaagtggcggtcctcctcttgatgcttatcttggaagcttgttcaagtggcgcatcttcaattcctaagtttccttttccttaatctctttcatttttaatttctttcccattctcttaaatgtcatttagtatattctctctaggtatgcacttccccatcaTGTGGTATCATGAGCCTTAGGTTTTTGATCTCTTAGGAATTGCATGCTAGAGTAGAATAGCTTAGATATGTTCATTTTCGCTGAGCTATTTTTTTGTCTCGCCCAGCCTTTGCGTGAAAATACAGTGAACTTGTATGATTTAGTTTAGCTTCATTTCTTGTCCGTTTTccatgaaatattttttcctagtttcgtctggatgtctagtttcatgaacatattttacttttctcaAATTCGTTCTGTACTGTTCCCAGTAAATTTTTTTCTCCACTGTGTTCATCCAGTTTTCTGCTGTTGAATTAATACTCCACTGTTTTGCTTTGTTGTTGGCTGTTTGGACATTTTGGTGGCTGGAATTGCTCCCTGGACGTTGCTACACCCTCTCAATACTCTTAAGCAAGGAATCAACACTTCAAATCAATGCTTTGAGGGACTAAACCGTGGCTGTCCAGAGCCTTGTGCAagtagacatttcatcaaacagcaACAATGCTATTGGAGGTCTTCAACAAGTAGGTGTCTTATttccttttgtttgtttgttccaGCTTTAATTTCTTGTCTTGGCTGGATTGTATGTGTCTTTTCTTGCTTATTAGCTTTGAATTGAGTCATATGTTTGTTCCTCTTTAGGAGTTTTCTAgagtatttttctgaaattgcatAGCTAAGAGCATTTTTACATCTCCTTGCTTGTATGATGAATTGAGCTTGATCATCATTGGATTTAAGCGTGTGAACCTTGCTTATTTGTTCTGTATAAATAGAGGCTATAAACCATTACAATTGTGCTTCCAATCaaacacattttcttcattaaaGTGGCTTGGCCGAGACATTTTACCAAGTGCTGTTTGCtgtatcaaaataaaatcaacaaaaaaattggtTGCTGTTTGGTATGCTTGGCCGAGAGTTTTCTCATTGATTGGTGTGTTTGATTGCTTCATTTAGAGCCTCTTTTTCATTTCCAATACAGAATATTTTGGTTTGAGGTTTGCCAAAATTATTTCCAGCATTAATTCGGTCTTGCTCTTCATGTATGCGTAGCATGTTCATGTGATTTTGCTCCTTAGTTGTGTTAATTTTCTTTGCTGTCTTGTTCATTTTGTGCCACTGTTTTGACTCCAATTTCTTGTTGTTTTGTCTCTTCACATTCATTAGATACTGCCTCCTTGTTTTTGTGCcaagtttcttgattttttaggttccattttcatcatttgtcttgtagttttcattcattctttgGCTTCTACCATGTGCTGTCTTGATTTGGCTTCTTTGCATTGAGGGTGGATTGTACATCTTTCCATTTGCTTTGGACTTGAGTTGGTGCTCTCAAAGTGGACTTGTGAGACATTACTATTTTGAAAGAAGAGTGCATGTGAGTGGAGTGATCTTGCTTTGTTTTGCCATCAACACCGTGAGTTTTGAGCCTAATTTTTTGGTGCTGCTGTGAGTGAACCTTGGCTGCTGTTTACTTCAGTTTTGCTGCTGTATTTGGACTGTTTTCTAACCTGTTTTTTGTGTAAGTATTGCTGCTGTTTGCCTTTAGAAAACCATGTCTGCAGGTTCAAGACACTCTTCTTCCATTGGAAGTAGTCATCACGGAAGTGCTTCTAGcaaatttgatttgatgaagGCTTTTCAACAAATGCAACATCGACTTGACTCCATTAGTAAACGGTTGGACAAGGACGCGAAAGCAAAAGGGGAGCAACCTCATGGTCATGATCATGGTTTCTacaagaagaagcaagaagCTAGAATTGTAAATGTATACCTTCCTTCACCAAAGAAGCATCAAGAAGATAAAGCTATGGACCAAGGCCTTACACTACCAAAGTTGAATTTGCCTACTTTCAAAGGAGAAGCCGAGCCGTTTATTTTTCTAGATTGGATAGCTAAAGTAgaccaaattttttatttgtatagtGTAAATGGACCTTTGCGTGTAAAGTTAGCTTGTTTAGCTTTAGAGGGATACGCCAAACAATGGCTAAATAGGAGATACTTAACCATGGCCTCACCCGCGAGTACATGGGAACATTGCAGAGACATTTTGTACCAACGGTTCGTACCTCCATACTACCATAGGGACCTCTTGATTAAGCTCCAACGGCTTACTCAAGGTAGACGAAGTGTGGAGGAGTATGCTCGCGAGCTCAAAGTGCTCCTATATCATACTAACACTAAAGAAAATGATCATGCAAAAATAGTTAGATTTATTAGTGGACTTAATAGAAACATCCAAGATGTTTTGAAACTCCATGATGATGAGACTTTAGATGTAGTGGTTCATAGGGCCATGAAAGTTGAGAAGAAACTCTTGCAAAAAGAGGCTTTTcacaacaaaatttcaaaagatgttttctacaaatcttcatcatcaaaGGATAAAGCCAAGAATGTTTCTAAGGAACCCACTAACAAATCTTGTCCTCATTCTTCTTTTAACCATTCTTCTTCTAACCATTCCTCCTCCCCATCTAAATCTCCTTCTAGACCTAGCCATATTAAGTGTTTTAAATGTTTAGGGCATGGTCATATAGCATCTTCTTGTCCTAATAAAAGGGTAGTGTGCATTAGGGAAGAAGAAGTTGTCATTAATGAGTCTACCTCTTCCTCACCTACACACACTTAtagctcttcttcctcaccaagtgaagaaaaagagaaggttATGCTTCATTGTTTAAATAAGGACATTCAAGATAACCAAGAGGAGATAGTAAAAGAAGAAcatgagaggaaagaaaaagaggagaaagcaagcaaagaaaaagaagaaattgtgagagaaaaggagaaggcAAATGTCCTAATCACAAAGGAAGTGTTATTGCAGGCACCTTCCCCTCCCATCATTCAACTGGATCCAAGCTATGACAGGGGAGTTTTTCCATCCTTCCACTTTTCTCCAAATATtaagctttcttcttttcctaaaaacttttgtgaaaatatcCCATCATTCTCATCTCTTATTACCACTTCTTCACACACCATTTCCAACATACATCTTGATTTAATGTATTCTTTTTTACACTTAACTccagacaaaaataaaagtttttctaaagaaggatttttagttttccttaaaaaaataaatcaaatttcaaagaCCCATTCTTTCAATATTCCTTTTCCATATACATTGTTTGGTAAACATCAatttattcacaaaatgttTGATGTTTTTTGTAGGTTAacatttgatccaggaggagttCCTTTGGTTTATACACGAAATAAGTCACTAATCTCTCTTTGTTGCAGGTTTTTCAAGATTCGAGGTCGAATCCTCTCCAACCTAGGGGGGATGATATGATCATAgatggggcaacaatgaagagtttTCAAAGTGACAGCAAgcataaaaaagagtagaataggtttcctttgggcgtgtatttgccttttgatttctttctcttagttcttgtgaataattgcttataaactcttctttctctttaagagaaagcaatgtgggactatccatggcttgatcttaaaaagaagagaagagaaagtgagcatactaggcgtgtaggagttagtagcatagctagttttcatattttgaactataggagaactagttgccttataaaccctttggagtggagagaattgagcaatgtgggactcaaaagtccctagaagacctgcagcagctgctggacggactacaccctcaaaagtcccacatctcctagatcttgcatcttagctcactccaaaggttatataagaaggcttaggggtctcctttttggtacaccttaccttgattcaatgaatttgagttgatttgcacttttgcaatcctctttgagatagaattctgtctctaaagtcccaaatttgggcagaccttatcttgttcaagcaagtggcggtcctcctcttgatgcttatcttggaagcttgttcaagtggcgcatcttcaattcctaagtttccttttccttaatctctttcatttttaatttctttcccattctcttaaatgtcatttagtatattctctctaggtatgcacttccccatTAGTGATGATCTGGGTTATGAGTTGAATAATGTGATGTATTGTAAGGTTATGACTAGGATAGTCCATGTTATGATGTTTTGACATTGAAATTATACGCTATGTTATGTTCTTAGTTACTTACCCTTTCCTTTTTTGGTTGTGGTTCCACCTACAATGATCGTagttgtacgggagtagatggcgtTGCAGATAAGGCCGGACAGGAGTAGCGCGGCGAGAGATATGGGATTAGCTGTTGggaattttattatatttaaagtattttacatttttgaataacgaattttaataattgtaaggtttgaattttatattgtaATACGTTCGGACATCTCACGTTTTATTTGCTTCCGCGATTTTATATAAACGTTTATAAGCGACggtatttaaatgaaaaaaaaaattagcataAATTTTGGATCTTATTATTTACAAGTGGCACTTCGTTAAGGGTGTTACACATGTCACCTTCCGGTGGAGATGGAACATCAAGCTCTATGggctttaaaattcttgaattttgatccttgtGACACTGTAGAAAAAGAGGAGAAGGCCAATTATTGAGCTTGCGAAGATGCGGCTCCATGTCTATGATTCTTCtaagaattacaaagaaaaggtgAAATTTTATCATGGCAAGAAGCTGGTAAAAAGGGTCTTTAATCCAGGACAGTGGGTgcttgataacggttgaaaataccgttatttgtgatgtaattttgatactaaatgcacccttttctacttagaaacttgcttggaatcatgtttttctgttaagttgtgtgaataagagagttgaggttgaatttgatgattttatgactaattctccTTGTTTTGGTAGAAAATGAGACGATATGGAAAGTAGGGATGAAGTGCCATGGAGATGGAGCTCAAAAAGGCCTGTAATAGCACTAGAAGGGAGGAGTGCTCGAAGCTTGGGCACCCTTTTTGGAGACTTGAGAACAGGAAAACACCGCTCACCGCTCGGGCAccctttttggggcgcttgagcgccagaagcacgaagcttgggcgtcctCTCTGAGGCTTGAGCGCAGAAAACCACTGCTCACCGCCCGGGCACCCTAAGTAGAGCGCTTGAGCGCTAGCGACACGGGCCTGTGCTTTGTTTCTGTTCTTTCTTCGTtgtatttaaaggacccaaacgTCCTATGtttggtatctctggctggagcagcaGAACGACACACTCTTCCACACTTTGAAGGcagatttggatgcgggagcttccatcctctacttttagggttttgctatctcatgcttttccattattcatatagttgcatcatgtctatggtgaactaaactctatttgttgttgggagatgatgtaaccttgtgaactctcatgtatttgaattgattctcaataacatatgctttttcataaattgttagagtaattcatttgtgcttattacatgctttgtttaactcattcatagcatgatgtatgaattgcatgagtgccagaggttccttacaattcaggttcttgttgaattactcccaagagtattatttctcaaggatgagggtatgagtcttggtcgtcttaaagctcttgatgtttacatttaattgctaggaatgctaggaattgcatgaactggtgattaaggacagACTTATTTCGTCGAGGGATaaggtttaagtgatttagtgagtgacgttaacattaatgcataaagaagaattcttacatacatgagaggaatcttggtgaaatctaaccccaacaacatactcatctgatattaaacaacatccgttcatcaTTGTGTTAttctgctattgatcaaactgcattcatatttaattttttgtctttgcattCGAAATAAttgatctcgttttctttaagtgTTAATTAATCGGGTTATCACACAACTATCTAGTGTTGAGAGTCCTTTGAgacacgatacttggtcttaccattttatattacttatacGATTCGGTACAGTTGTCGATTCATCAACAGTGCTGGCTTTCAATTCACGACTAAAGGTTTTCCCTGGAAAGTTGAAGTCCAAGTGGTCTGGTTTGTTTATGACCAAGAATGTCCTTCCACATGGAGTAGTTGTGTTGAAAGATCCAGCCTCTAAAGACTCACAAAGAAGTTGGGTAGTCAATGGACAACGTCTCAAGCATTATTTGGGTGGTGAGGTGGAACGCCTTTCCACAATCAAGGAGTTGGTTGATCCAGATTGAgtttaatggtgtcaagctagtgatgttaaagaagcgcttcctgggaggcaacccaactttctAAACTTTTCCTTTTGATCATTTGTTTGGCTATTGTACTCTCCTTGAATGAATTACATTGCTTTGGTTCAACTATGCtgtgttttgtgataagtattGCTTTGCGATGCTctagtgtattgattgatgttgagatgatgtatgATGTTCTAGTATACAGGTGATGGCTCAGAGTGTatgaaacaggtgcttgaggtaaaatttgattgagatactgagccgggtatttttctgaattctaggacttgagagtttacctgtgtgagttttgggcttcaaagttgttgtgaataattgctattacattggaagcatgaatgattttgccgaAATTTTCTGTGATTAAACTACTTGCTTGTAgttttcatatgatcaaggccatcctttgttatcccttattcttttagccttcacatgattttgtccactgaaaagaaaacaatttgttttaccctttgaaccttgagccttatgcatggtttgaaaaccctttgtgaaaatctttaccttgagttaagttgagaacatttgtgaggtattgataaaggttcaagtttggggttgctggaaagattgagaaaggaaaaagaaaaggcatTGAGCTAAATAGTGAGTAcatgaaaagcaaaagcaaaagaaaaagaaaaataaaaaaaagaaaagctcaatgcaagggaaaactgggaaaaagaaagtgattttgtgcttgaatgatgaaatcatcaatgcctctcttaactcaaggattttgctgaccagaaaaaccaatttccttccTAGCCCAGCCATGTTACAGAccatgaaaagcccttgtgatgagaacttgcttgtgagtatgtttgattgtggttaaatgaaaggcaaagttaatttgtgtgacattgtgatagcagagtgaaaaagacactaacacctcactatacacctttgagttgagtgatacatttttgagtgcttgagtgaaacactttccttggtgaggagtagttctttgaatttctgattacatctttgcttggttgattgatcattcttaaagATAGAATATGTTGAAGtatatgagcatcacattgattatgattgaattaaggcatctgCACATCTTAACTGACATCTTTATGttgagttgataaaagtgattcTTGTCCTGGA from the Vigna angularis cultivar LongXiaoDou No.4 chromosome 3, ASM1680809v1, whole genome shotgun sequence genome contains:
- the LOC128195839 gene encoding uncharacterized protein LOC128195839 — encoded protein: MALQIRPDRSSAARDMGLAVGNFIIFKKKRRRPIIELAKMRLHVYDSSKNYKEKVKFYHGKKLVKRVFNPGQWVLDNVVDSSTVLAFNSRLKVFPGKLKSKWSGLFMTKNVLPHGVVVLKDPASKDSQRSWVVNGQRLKHYLGGEVERLSTIKELVDPD
- the LOC128195756 gene encoding uncharacterized protein LOC128195756, giving the protein MSAGSRHSSSIGSSHHGSASSKFDLMKAFQQMQHRLDSISKRLDKDAKAKGEQPHGHDHGFYKKKQEARIVNVYLPSPKKHQEDKAMDQGLTLPKLNLPTFKGEAEPFIFLDWIAKVDQIFYLYSVNGPLRVKLACLALEGYAKQWLNRRYLTMASPASTWEHCRDILYQRFVPPYYHRDLLIKLQRLTQGRRSVEEYARELKVLLYHTNTKENDHAKIVRFISGLNRNIQDVLKLHDDETLDVVVHRAMKVEKKLLQKEAFHNKISKDVFYKSSSSKDKAKNVSKEPTNKSCPHSSFNHSSSNHSSSPSKSPSRPSHIKCFKCLGHGHIASSCPNKRVVCIREEEVVINESTSSSPTHTYSSSSSPSEEKEKVMLHCLNKDIQDNQEEIVKEEHERKEKEEKASKEKEEIVREKEKANVLITKEVLLQAPSPPIIQLDPSYDRGVFPSFHFSPNIKLSSFPKNFCENIPSFSSLITTSSHTISNIHLDLMYSFLHLTPDKNKSFSKEGFLVFLKKINQISKTHSFNIPFPYTLFGKHQFIHKMFDVFCRLTFDPGGVPLVYTRNKSLISLCCRFFKIRGRILSNLGGMI